A window of Argopecten irradians isolate NY chromosome 1, Ai_NY, whole genome shotgun sequence contains these coding sequences:
- the LOC138336197 gene encoding aldehyde dehydrogenase family 16 member A1-like — protein sequence MAASTVRVAAPESANTVAEIFKNMSYGPAPESDNVVKAWLDDHDKAFGLFIDGKWVKPEGRKTYTTKNPATGEVLATTIQAEKQDVDLAVKSAKKAYTSWSKLSPHVRARYMYSIARHIQKHMRLMSVLESMDNGKTFRETRDADVPIVVRHFYHYAGWAQLADTEMRNWKSVGVIGAIVPWNFPLMLLTWKIAPALAMGNTVVLKPATYTRLSALLLAEICAEAGLPPGVFNVLTGSGAMGSQLADHEDVDKVAFTGSTGVGQTLRRLIAGSGKKLSLELGGKSPVVVFESADLDSTVEGVVDAIWFNQGQVCSAGSRLLVQESIHDKLVAKLKERLTHFRVGNSLDKGMDMGAIVDESQRRSIQEYVDSARKEGAEVFQIESSIPSNGCFYPPTIITNVQTVSRVVVEEIFGPVLVVLPFRTTKEAITLANNTIYGLGGSVWTENVSLAMEVALCIKAGTIWINSHNLFDAAAGFGGYRQSGYGRDGGKEGLYEYVRPTWEDRPRPPKIALDIKKFGSTVAQRPTIGEGQDTNISMDGVNMPGIDRTYKMYYGGAQKRPDAPYARAVVGANGKVVGHVGEGNRKDVRNAVEAAHKAFPGWGKRAAHNRAQITYYMAENLELRRDEVATRISQMTGQTLDECRTEVDLSVKRLFHWGAYCDKYGGNVQETTLYGATVKIHEPVGVIGIACPDDYPLLGFVSLFAPAVVRGNTIVIVPSQKYPISALDLYQIFDTSDLPGGVVNILTGDKDHLTKYLVEHQDVQSMWYFGSAEGSGFVEYTSAENVKRTWVNYGLDRDWKDSEQGEGEEFLYQSVQCKNIWIPMGDTFAN from the exons ATGGCAGCTAGCACTGTTCGTGTTGCTGCTCCTGAATCTGCGAATACTGTTGCCGAAATATTCAAAAACATGTCATATGGACCTGCACCAGAATCTGACAACGTTGTAAAG GCTTGGCTGGATGACCATGACAAAGCATTTGGTCTTTTCATTGATGGAAAATGGGTAAAACCAGAGGGCAGAAAGACATACACAACCAAAAACCCAGCCACAG GAGAGGTGTTGGCTACAACAATACAAGCTGAGAAACAGGATGTAGATTTAGCTGTTAAATCAGCCAAGAAAGCTTACACATCATGGAGCAAACTGAGTCCCCATGTCAGGGccagatacatgtacag CATTGCCCGACATATACAGAAACACATGCGTCTGATGAGTGTCCTTGAGTCTATGGACAATGGAAAGACTTTCCGGGAGACCAGGGATGCAGATGTTCCTATAGTGGTCCGTCACTTCTATCACTATGCTGGCTGGGCCCAACTGGCTGACACAGAGATGAGGAACTGGAAGTCTGTTG GTGTGATTGGTGCTATTGTTCCCTGGAATTTTCCCTTGATGTTACTGACGTGGAAAATTGCCCCAGCATTGGCCATGGGGAACACTGTAGTGTTGAAACCTGCAACCTACACTCGGCTGTCTGCTCTTCTATTGGCTGAAATCTGCGCTGAGGCTGGACTGCCACCTGGTGTCTTTAATGTACTCACAGGAAGTGGGGCCATGGGGAGCCAACTCGCGGATCACGAGGATGTGGATAAAGTGGCATTTACCGGTTCTACAGGG GTTGGCCAGACCCTGAGGCGTCTGATAGCAGGTTCAGGTAAGAAGTTATCCCTGGAGTTAGGAGGGAAGTCCCCCGTGGTGGTGTTTGAGTCCGCTGACCTGGACAGTACAGTGGAGGGTGTAGTGGACGCTATCTGGTTCAACCAAGGACAG GTATGCAGTGCCGGATCCCGTCTCCTGGTTCAGGAGTCTATCCATGATAAATTAGTTGCCAAGTTAAAGGAACGCCTTACACATTTCCGGGTTGGAAACTCCTTAGATAAAGGAATGGACATGGGAGCCATTGTAGATGAATCACAGAGACGCTCAATACAGGAATATGTAGACTCGGCTCGCAAAGAAGGAGCAGAG GTATTCCAGATTGAGTCCTCTATCCCCAGTAACGGATGTTTCTACCCTCCTACCATCATCACCAATGTACAGACTGTCTCCAGGGTCGTCGTAGAAGAG ATCTTTGGGCCTGTCCTGGTAGTGCTGCCATTCAGAACGACCAAGGAGGCTATAACACTGGCCAACAATACCATCTACGGCCTGGGAGGCAGTGTGTGGACCGAGAATGTGTCGCTGGCTATGGAAGTGGCACTGTGTATCAAGGCAGGCACTATCTGGATCAACTCACACAATCTGTTTGATGCTGCTGCCGGATTTGGTGGTTACAGACAGAGTGGTTACGGACGAGATGGTGGCAAGGAG GGTTTGTATGAATATGTCCGGCCTACCTGGGAAGATCGACCGAGGCCACCAAAGATTGCCCTTGACATAAAAAAGTTTGGTTCGACTGTGGCTCAGCGCCCTACTATAGGGGAAGGACAGGATACCAACATCAGCATGGATGGGGTTAACATGCCAGG AATTGACAGGACCTACAAGATGTACTATGGCGGTGCACAGAAGAGACCTGATGCTCCCTATGCAAGGGCAGTGGTTGGTGCTAATGGAAAGGTCGTAGGTCATGTTGGTGAGGGTAACAGGAAAGACGTCAGAAATGCAGTCGAAGCAGCTCATAAAGCATTCCCAGG GTGGGGTAAGAGAGCAGCTCACAACCGAGCTCAGATCACATACTACATGGCTGAGAACCTGGAGTTACGACGGGATGAAGTGGCTACGAGGATCAGTCAAATGACAGGGCAGACCCTAGACGAGTGTCGTACTGAAGTAGACCTGTCGGTAAAACGTCTGTTCCACTGGGGCGCTTACTGTGATAAATATGGTGGAAATGTCCAG GAGACAACCCTTTATGGGGCCACAGTAAAAATCCACGAGCCTGTGGGTGTGATCGGCATTGCCTGTCCAGATGACTACCCTCTCCTTGGTTTTGTGTCCCTGTTCGCCCCGGCCGTTGTCAGGGGCAACACAATCGTCATCGTCCCTAGCCAGAAGTATCCAATCTCTGCTCTGGATCTCTATCAG ATATTTGATACGTCTGATCTGCCTGGCGGTGTCGTGAATATTCTGACGGGAGACAAAGACCACCTGACTAAGTATCTGGTAGAACATCAGGATGTCCAGTCCATGTGGTACTTCGGCAGCGCGGAGGGGTCAGGATTTGTGGAGTATACCTCGGCCGAAAATGTGAAGAGAACGTGGGTAAATTACGGGCTGGATCGTGACTGGAAAGACTCAGAACAAGGCGAGGGTGAAGAGTTCTTATACCAGTCTGTACAGTGTAAAAACATCTGGATTCCGATGGGAGACACATTTGCTAACTAA